The Pelodiscus sinensis isolate JC-2024 chromosome 4, ASM4963464v1, whole genome shotgun sequence genomic sequence AAAGTGAAGTAGAGGGTAACAAAAGCACAGAGCTCCAAGAGGAAGAAGGCCTCTCTGTTTCCCCACTGGAGGGAAGAAGAGTTAACTTCCCTAGTAGCAAAGAGAGGACTGACCTATGGGGGAATAGTGCATTTTAAAAACTCTGCACTTCCATAGTCTTCCTTTACCAGAGCACCACCTGCTGGCTGTGAGCCCCCTTCACCACTCagattcccccccctccccacctcactcAGGAACAAGGAATGAGCAGATCTATCACCACAGGCATAGTACATTACATCCTTTGTTTTTGAAAAGATCAGTTCTCAGACAGACACTTGCTGTGATGTTAGAAATAGCATTCAGTTGCATGAGCCTGATCTGGCTTCCAGTGCCATCAGTATAAAGACCCCGTTGTTCTGAATATAGACCAGACTGGGGCCTAGGGCACTGGTTTGGATCTGGCCCAGCTCAGCAATAACTGACAAGTGTTAGCCCATTCCCTGTGCTGTAGAGAGCGATCCCCTCTGCTAGTGATTATCATCCATGCTAACTGTTCACTGAGTTCAGATTATTTCCTCATGaaattacagcagggaggggaagggggtctgAAGTCCCAGCCTCCCCCTTAGAAGTGATACCACAGGCTCAGGGCAGACAGGAGAAAGTTTTGTATAGCTGCTGCCTGTCTGGGAccttggaggggtggggagaaagagacAGACTGTTACCCTGCAGGGGCGCCTATTGGGCCTAGCTTTCCCCTAAAACTAACAAGAGGATAACAACGCTCACTGAGACATTTGAGTCACACACAAAAACGAGGTGAGAGAAGAGACATACCacacagggctgggaggggaagggttttTATTGATTTACATTTCTACAGGTTGCACATGCACATTCAGCCCTGCTGTAGCATGGGGCTCTGCTGCTCAGTCATGAGATGCCCTCCTCCCTTACTCTCAGTTCATTAGGTGCAGTGAAAGTAgagtcccctcctccccacagtggCTCCTGGTGTAGTCTCTCTACCTCTTCCAGTGGGGCTTCCTACCAGACTCCTGTGAAAAAGATGCTCCTGAAGAGCAGGAGCATAAGGCACATGCTCACTGGGACTGCAGAGAAGCAAGGTCACTTGCTAATAAGGCAGGGGACACAGGGAAGTTATTATCCAGAGCCTGCAAATGacagcaagtcacaggcttgaaGGGGTCAAAGCCAACAGGTCCCTGTTTAGCTGAAGAGCTACACATGATCATTCCCAGAGGGGAAGGGCAGACAGAAAGAAACAGGAACGCAACCCCCTCACCTAACAAGGAATGAGAGGAGGTCTTGTCTCCTGGGACTACAGGCAGGGCAATGTCTGATCAGGGACGCCACAGAGTCACTAGGCCTCTGGAATTAATAGTCACAGAACTCAGATCATGTCAGTGCTGTCCCTGAGCTAAACCGCTCCTCAAACTCCACCCGTGTTCTTAAGACAAGGAGGAATGCACCAAAGCACTGTAGCCTCTAGGGTACCCCCACCTAAGGCGGGGCTGTTAGGAAATCTTCCTATGGACACCATGCCTGGGATGGTCTCAGCACCATCTCTTGGAGCCTGAGAAAGAATGAGCTTGGTGTCCTTGGTGTGCCAGGCGCtgtgtagcccccccccccccccccaagaaacaTGATAGACTTCAGGTTTGACAGTGACTGGGCAGATGAGCCCACAAATCCCATACATAGCATTCAGAACAGAAGCCTGCAGTTTGTCAGCCCATAACTTAAGGGCATTTATTCCCATAGTGCATACAGGAACATTTCAGAGTCCCATATCCCTCCTTTTCCCCTATTCCACCACCCTGCATCCCAGGCTAAGCATCAAGAGAAGGAAGTCccccttctgactttttggggcATCTTGGCCACCCAGAAACAAATCCAACACAAATCAGAGCTCTCATTCCACTCCTCCCGCCTCCAGGGACTGGCAACAGGCAGGCCTGGCCCCTGTACTCTGAGACCAGATTTAGtcaaaacagaagagaaaacaaaataagagaaaaaacaaagacaaagagaGCTGAATTGCAGCTCACAAATGCTGCCCTACCGCCTGGAGAGCAGAGAGCAGGTTCCAGCAGGCAGCCCGCCCTCAGGCATCCACTAGTGTCAGTCCATCGTGCAGGGCACGCTTCCACATGTAGTAGGTGGAACGTGCCGTGAGGGGGAAGTGGGCACTGAACTCTTTGTAGGTTGGGAAGGTCTTCGATTCAAAGCGCTGCTGCAGGAACAGCTTGGCCTGAGCTTTGAACTGGGCAGTGGCAATCACATCCATCACGAACATCCGGCTGTGGGCTCTTTCCGACATGGCATAGCCAGAGATTGTTGCATTGTAGGGGGTGACAGATGCCTGCTTGTCTAGATGCCTAGGTGCCACTTCCATTTGGGATCGTGGcttgatcccaggctctgctttTCCAGGAGCCTCAGAGATGACCTGACTCAGCTGTTGGGATGAGCTGGTCCGGAGAGGCTGCTTGTTCATCTGTTGGCTGCTTTTCTTCCAGAACCAATAGGCTGTAGAGGAGAAGCCAGGGTAGCGGAGGCGGAACTTACAGAATGGCAGCCGCCATTGCTGGACATGCCTCTTGGCTATGTCACGAAGCTGCTTTCTCCAGTTATAGACTGAGGGTTTGAGCTGAAGGAGACTTCTGGACTCTGAGCGGTGTCCGTTCAGCATTTTCCTGCCAGACAGATTTCCAGGCTTGAATGGCAGGTACACCTTACTTTTCACTAGGGGCTTCTGGCTGACTGAAGGAGCCTGAGGGGGTTTGAAGTTGGGATTCCCCTTAATGGCTTTTCTCCGCCAGTTGTAGTAGGTGGACCTGGAGATACCAGGGAAGCTGCGCTTGAAGCACCTGTAGGGTACCAGAGTGTTCATGGAGATGCATTTCTCCAGGTATGACTTGGCTCCTTGCATGAAGATTCCTGCTTGGCTGGGCTCCAAGGGAGGGATCTTTGGCCTTAGGCTACCCTCTGACTTTGCTGCATCATCCTTGTCTGGGTTGGGCTTTTTTTGATGGTCTCCATGAGGCTCCTGTGACCTCGGAGTCTCAGCTGGAGCAGAGGTGTCACCACCATTGACCATGCTCTGCATCTCGTGCTTCCAAGCATAGTAAGTGGAGCGGGAGATTTCTGGGAACATTTGTCGGAAGTGCTGAAGAGGGATCACATTGCCTTCTTGGAAGCAAGACTGCAGGAAGTGTTTGGCTGCAAACCTGGTAGCTGCTTTCTGCCTGTGTTCCCGGGACTGGCGCTTCCAGCGGTAGAAGGTGCTCTTAGTGATGCTGTACTTGTCACACAGATTAAAGTAGGTCAGCCGGGGGTCACTCTTCAGCAACTCCAGAGTCTGGACTGGCTGGACTGGAGGCTCTGGAGAAGGGCTTGCAGGTTCCAGCTCTTCCAGGCCTACCACAGCTACAAAGTACTGTGCTTTGAAGACCTGAGAGGAGAGCTGCTGGCCTGACCACATGATGTGAAGCGTGGAGGTCTGTGGGCCACACTTCCTGGGCCGGATGAGGCGGTTGAAATATGGCCGGATCTTCAAGTTGCTCATGGGGTAGATGGAGTAGATGTTACATTGCAGCACTGAGGCCAGGGCATAGACATGCCACATGTTAGCAAAGGTGCCAGGGAAACAAGTAGCCTTGATGTCAGCATCAAAAATGGCTTCAAGGATAGCCAAAGGCAGGCTGGTCATCTCTGGGGACTCCTCAGTGCAGAGAGAGTAGCGGGCAGCCTGCAGCATCACCTTGGAGTCAATCATGCCATTCAGGTAGTAATGCTTGTGCAGCAGCATCTCCACAACTGTGCGCACCTGCAGCTCCAGACTCAGGCTGGGGTTGCCCCACAGCAACACACTGGCTGCCTCAAACAGgtggttcccctcccccttgcacacCAGGGGCAGCATGTTGCTGGGGGCATCCTCTGGATACAGGCTTCTTGCTACCCGGTCAATTTCCAGCTCTTCCTGGAACTGCCTCCCACAGTAGCTGGGGAGTGAGAAAGAGGACAAGGTCCTCTCAGCCTCTAGGGCTGCACTGGTTAATCCCTCTAGCCCAAAGCATTCAGTGGCCTCTTGCAGCTCCTGCagcacagactgcaccagctggtgccGCTGGATCATCCTGCAAGACACAAGAGTTCAAACCATGTAAGCTCCAGCTCTGCAGAGGAGACCATGCCTCCCAATGCCCACCCCACCTGCAAGTAGGCACCCTTGCTTTCAGTCCtccagattcaaaaggaggaatcCTGGTCTTGAACCACAAACATGGGCAAGGGATACATCTTGTGTTGCTCTCAAGCGACCTCTTCTGGCCGATGTATAAATGGCACGGATGGCCTCCCGAGAGAGGACAGGCTGGTCAGAGCGATTTGCCGCAAGGTGTAGGAGAGTGCAGCTTGAGGGTCGGAGGTAAGGCTGcaccagcaggggctgctgcaggccaggagtATAATGCATAGGCAGAGCTGAGAAGAGGGAAAGTTTATACCTGGTCTGTTCTGTGCCTGGCTTTGTGCCTAGTATGGGCCTGAGCATAACATTTACCCCAGATGGTAAAACCTGGGAATCTCAAAGGGCAAAAAGGTGAATTTGTTTCATTACCCAATAACAGCACCTGGAGAGAGGAATGGGAATGGCCACTCCCTTCTGCCATCAGCTTTCCTGTGAAAAATCAGTGTTAGAAAGCAACACTCTTCTAAAGTCCTGTGTGCAGAGACAGAGCCCATTCTCAGGGAGCTTTCAGCCTGCCCATAAGAGGGACAGTATAGTCCAGAGAGATCCCTTGCTtggccagctgcaggagcaaagCCTATTCACAGCCAGGATCATGGTGTCAGAGCAACAAAGCTCTCAATACCCATCCTGGAAAGTCTGTACCCTGATAGTGtaatacagtggttcccaaccacagGTCCACAAACAGGTGGCAGGCTGTGAACACTTGCCTGCTGGGCCATGGCACTCTGTTGGGCCATGCCCCCAGCCGTGTGCTGCAGTTGAAGCCGGGCCACGCTGAGACTACTGGGATgtccctactggggcagcctcacagGACCGGCCAAAGGGTGTGCAGGTCCCAAGGCAGCTGAGCCGCATGGCCCCCTGCCGGGTGGGtggagctgggcagtgcagggccctgaatGCGTGAAGCCACAGGGTTCTGAATGCCCAGGGCCCAAGGCGACCGTCTCATGGCAGCCACATaacctggccagcagggctgtaTGGCAGGTAGCTGCTGCATGTGCCATGGCTGGAGCCGGGCcatggtgaggctgtccctactggggcAACCTCACCACAGCCCCGGTTCCAATTCCATGGCAGACACATGGCCTTGCATGGCTGCTCTGAGGAGTGGGCCTGCTCCTGAGGTGGTCAGCCTGCATGGCCAagtggggctgctctggggcagcTGAGCGATGTGGCGGACCAAGGATCCtctggggcagctccaggggcatcCAACCAGCATGGTGGAGCAGGGCTCCTCCCGGGATGGCTGTGTCCCTCAGGGTTGGCTTAGAGACCCTCTGGCAAGCGCCTTggctggggctgagcaggggccaCCACTACCAGGCGGCTGGGATCGGGTGAGGGAACATGGCGGGAGAGGCCCTCTGAGTCAGTCAGAACCGCACCACTTTCAGCCTAGCCTCTCCCCAGCGTGgtcctccttttcttttctttccttctctttcttccccttggccacagcccagccccctccttcTAACCTGCCTGCTGTACTCTTGCTTCTCTCAAAAAATTAGTGAAAACCAGAACTACTCTGCAAAGCATGCCATCTGTTTAACGATGTGCAATTTTGATCTTCCCATCCACACAATGACATGTATTGTGTGCGCACAGACACAATGTAAAACACCACTTGACAACCACACCACATGACAAcgagctgtttttgtgcaaaaagaggtttttgtgcaaaactgctacggccacactgcttgtttttacacaaaaactccTTATGCAAAAACAgctcagaatagattatgcaaatgaagtgtgacaaaatgctaatcagcgcttcatttgcattgcctcttccaccaaaagccataggctacgtctacattggccccttttctggaaggggcatgttaatttcagctatcgtaatagggaaatccgcgggggatttaaatatcccccgcgacatttaaataaaaatgtccgccgcttttttctggcttttagaaaagccggaaaagagcgtctacactggccccgatcctccggaaaaagcgcccttttccggaggatcttattcccacttcaaagtaggaaaaaagcggcggacatttttatttaaatgccgcgggggatatttaaatcccccgcggatttccctattacgatagctgaaattaacatgccccttccggaaaaggggccagtgtagacgtagccatagtgtagacatagcctgaatgttaggaatcatcaTAAAACAGAAATTATTACAGCGCCGCTACATAATTCCATGGCATACCCACATCATGAGTACTGTGTGCAGATATGGATGCCacattttccaattctaatatatatatattttaaaagtgcaaagaaaggcaacaaaactgattagaggtatggaacagcttctatataaggagaaattaaaaaaacagactTCAGCTTCGAAGAGAAAAGACTCAGACATATATGGCAGAGGTCTCTACtatcatgaatgatgtggagaaacgGAACAAAGTAGTATAATTTTCCCctttacataacacaagaactaggggttacccaACAAAATAGTAGACTGTagacttaaaacaaaatttttcacacaatgcatagtcaacctgtggaactctttgccaggggacaCTGTCAAGGCCAGACCTATAAGAGGGTTAAAAATAAATGAGCTAATTCATGGAGGatgagtccatcaatggctgttagccaggtggtgggggaggggaaggtgcatccagtgttccctgtaagattttccatccatgagcggtccgagttttgtcttgtgcaccaatattgaggtcatgtgcgcttgtctggatgtgtgccactgtggcaccccccagttactaacaaatatattaatgtgttatggaagaaagaatactaaagcAGCCCTTTCCCAGTAACAAAGAATAAAACGAGCTGCTAAATCAGGACTTTCACCCACACATTTTTATCATTATGGCTGATCCTAACTGCCAATGTGCTGTATTTGTCCCACAATCTGCTTATTAATCACCCCTGCACTAATACAAAAGgccttacagtcattctgaaggaaatggGTGCTTCCTAACAAATGAGCCTAAAAATAATGAATTGTGATGGTTGCAGCAGGTACAAGAACAATCCCATTTAAACTGTTTAACTATAAAAAAAATTGTAGTTAAGATCAGATGGCTGaaacatggaaggaaaagatgGAACTAAACATTGCTAAAATACAGAAGTTATCAAAGCCCAGGCCAAAAGAGATCTcagctgaaaaacaaacaaacaaactttagTCAaagattaaatataaaaatgaatagcGGTTTAGAAACGTAAGCAACTTACATGAGTCATTTGTTCAGAATTTGCAATTTACACATGCTCTTTGAAAGTCTAAAatcattttcaaaagtaaaatagTTCAAAACTTCAGCTAGTAAAAGATAAGCCaagaaaatttaaatatttaGTCGCTCATTATGAGCATAGCAAGACCTCAAATTTTCAAACACTAATATTTTATatatcagctttttaaaaattccactaaaattcatttaaatattttattcaagGTTGCAAAACTGACAGCTACTCTTTATTTGACAGTGAACATCGACTGACAACCTTAGCTTTAActtagtcatctgaagaagtgggttttgcccatgaaagctcgggataccatctacatattttgttagtctttaaggtgctactagactatttgttgtttaagtttttcctgctacagactGAGGTTCCCCTCTGAACTTTTAACTTTGTTAGTTAACTCTTCAAGTGTCCTGATGCTTTCACAaagttaaacttttttttcctttaagtgattaatattaaacataaaataagtgaaaataaaaagagaaacccAAAATAAATATTCTAACTCCCTGTCaataacaaataaaaaatataattaaagtaaaaatttaaaaataagtatagGTGTtcatataaaatacaaaaaataatacCTCTTACTTCAAATCTTTTAAAAGCTCTAAAAAGGCAAAAAGCTgggtggtttaaaaacaaaaaccaacctagCACACACACAATCAATACAAAACAATAAAGCCCAACTATTAATCTCCTATTCAAAATAGGGATGCGAATGGTtaacatcacccttactgggtgatgcttactactTATGGTCAACTGGTGTGAGGCCTGACACACTTCAGGCTGGGATGTGCCACATCCTGGCGGGaacaacttccaccccagccagagccactGGAGCAGCCGCCGCCTGCCACATaacctctggctctggccccactgaCTCTGGCCCCACTCAGGGCCACACTGCCTATCACGTGGCTTCCAGCTCTGGCTGCCAGAGTAGCTGCCTCCCGTAGTGCAGCttgggctctgactccagccaggGCCACCAGAGGAGCAGCGGTCCACAAGGTGGCCCACACCACCAGCCCTGGAGCTAGGtggcttccctgctgctcctggggcagggcagccacccagcacaaggccccactccagagcagcaGAGCACGGCTCTTCTGAGCTAGACAGGAGGTTCATTTCTGGTGTGTGCCCACACAGGTGCGCTCCTTAGAGGGAAGCCTGGATGCATCCCTAGTCACTGTTTGCCAGAAGATAGGAGTGGATGAcagggatagatcacttgattccctgttctgttcattccctctgaagcacctggcattggccgctatCTGAAGACAGGATACGGAGCTGGATGGATGGTTGGTCTCAGATTGTGAGCTCTTCAGCATACGGCCTTCTTTTAGGACTAGAATGAACCTAGCATACCTCAGGAAGGACTGAAAATCACCATCAGCATTTTCCAAGGGGACAACAGGCAAGAGGGCTGATGCAGTAATGTGACAAAGCCCTACAACTGGGAGTCAGATTTGCCCTTAAATGCTGCTACAGCTGGATCTGGATTTGCCATTTAGGCCCAAGGTTACATTTTTAGTCTCATCAAGGCTGTCAGAGGTGTTTTATGAAGCACCATTCAGACAGGCCACATGCCTGGGTCATCTGTTTTCATAAGCCCTGACTCAATAAGTGCTTCAAGTCTGAAGCATCCATGGAAAAAAGTTAGCGggtgcactcactggcagcaagcacctctccctccctctcaccaccaccaccactggatGGCTCTGTCATTGACTCCTCTTCCTCACAGCACCTCCAACCCACTTGATCagctgagggggaggagcagagccagggtGTGTTCAGGGGAAGGGCCACAGTGGGGTTGGGAAGAGACCGGGTGTGAGTAAAGCGGGACCAGGAAGAGGCCGGGCAAGAGTTTGAGTGAAAGGGGTGAAGTGCAGGCAGAGGCTGGGGTGAGATGGAGCTGGGGTGGAGCAATCCCAGGTCAAGAGGGAAGCTGGCACCAGTGCCTGATTTAACCACCCCACCACTTCTCCTTAGCTTGGTTGGTTTGTTAGGAGAGCAAGATTTGCTTGTGTTACTCAGGAGGGACTTGCATAAGGGGTTTATTGACACACTCCTACAATGGGTAGCACAGCCCATCTCACTCCAGCAGGCCTGCCACTGCATCCTCCACTCCCTATCTTGACAGCGAGGTGGTCATTTAAGTGAACGTGCTGCCCCCATACTACTCCCAGCTCAAGGAGTAAGAGACTAAAGATGCTCTCATAGACATCGCTCAATGTGGGGGCCATGAACAGCCTTTCTTCCTTTATGATGAGATAGGAGGGGCTTCCCAAAGCTTTTCCTCTAGCAATCCAGTGTGGAGGAGGTGGTTGGGGGAGAACCACCACTTTAACACTCCTTCTCCCACACCACTTCCAACTCCTATAGCTGACAGCCCCCCAAATGCCAGACCCCTTATTTCAGGCAGCAGAGGGACCtgacagggctgggctgtggagtGGGGCTTTCAGCTGCCACAACTTAGGTGCTAgatttgaaacaacaggcttggtttCACCCACGCAATAGTAGCTATACGCAAAACAAGCTCCCAGCACCCACCACCTACGGCTAGAAGTGGCCAGCTCTCCTCCTTGGAGTCTAGCCCCAAAGCCCGACTCCTTGGCCActtagactacaagcctctttcgaaagaggctttttcgaaagagattggctagacagcaaccagtattttcgaaagagacgctttttcgaaagcgagcacccaggcagtctggatgctctcttttgaaaaagcactatttgtgttcaataatgcctttttttgaaagagcactatcaaaaaaaggcattattcctcataaaatgaagttttccgtggtaggaaaaactgctgttttctttcgatttaattttgaaagtacgtggcagcagtctagacacaggcgaagttttcaaaaaaagaccactttaagaaaaaaaacctgtagtctagacacacccttagctaAGGCTGCCAACAAAGAGGCTACTTGTGATTTGGACCCCTCTCCTCTAGGTACTTCACTTCAGTCACAGGCTCATTTCACATAGTGCCAGTTGGCTGGGCATCCCAGGTATACATCACCACTGCCCAACATCACATTTAAACTCATACATAGAGGTGAGGCTTTGTAACACATTCCTCAAATCCTGGAGCCCAGATACCCAACAGGAGAAACTGACACAAAAGCCTGTGATGTGGCCACCAGGGAGGTCCAGTAGCATAGTGAGAAGCCCAGTCCACAGTTGTTGGAATAGAGGAGCCTGCAGGAATTCCCACTAGGATGCTACCCCTGAACCCTGGTCAGGGGCTGTAGCTTTTATGAGTCTCTGGCCAGTAGGTTTCACATGAACTTGAAGCCACTGCCACTCCTTTGCAGCAGAAAGAAAAGCAGCTGTTTCTTCTCCACCCCATAAAAAGCTATGTGGGGAAGGATCTACTATTCCACCCTTCCCTAAAAACCTCCTggctgctgagagagagaggaatcTTTCCTTTTCTATTCAGAGCTGGATTAAGACACAGACACAATAAGAATGTGCCTAGATTCGCCTCCCTGTTAATCACATGACCGCAACAGACTTCTCAGCtttcatttcaaaggcaaaaataacattttcctcCCTTACAGTTACAGAGAGAAGTTTGAAAACATAAATgtaaagggcttgtctacactaggcagCTTTATCATTTTAAGGGTAGCAGGATAGTTAAAGCAAGAAACAAAACAATCTCCATGTGAATAGTTATACTGGCATAAAAACATGTAAGCCTGTATAGCTTCCAATTTGGAAGGGAAATACAACTTTTACCAGTAACTGCATTCACACTAGTCCTTAAATTAGTATAAGCATAATAGATATAAAAAAGTTATATCTCCTAACCATAACACTGATATAAATTGTCTAGTGCAGACTAAAGCTGATAGTTATGTATGACTCAGACTTTGTTTGGGGGGTGAGAATGGAATGTGGGTCCTTAGGCTTTAACTATCCCAGTAAAGCGAcaaaactttctagtgtagacaagatgAGGCCTTAGGCAGCCTGACACAACAGCTCTAAGAGGTGTGAATTGCCCCATTCATCTTAAACATCTATAAACACCTCCAGTTCCTTAAATGGAAGCCATGTGAAGTTAGCCCTTTAAATGTGTTTCCCTGTGTCAAAGCCATGTTTGTAGTCTAGGGGGCAGGACTGCCCACATCAGCAGTGAAGCTGAACAGAGCCGTGTGAGTTTCCCTTTATGGATGTTTGGGTAAGCTGTAAGCAGCAGCAACACTGGCAGCTGCCAGCAGGCTCAGGAAAATGACTTATTTGAATTGTGTTTGGAAAGTTTTTCACTGCAATAAAGGCTTTTAGCCTTT encodes the following:
- the VRTN gene encoding vertnin, whose protein sequence is MIQRHQLVQSVLQELQEATECFGLEGLTSAALEAERTLSSFSLPSYCGRQFQEELEIDRVARSLYPEDAPSNMLPLVCKGEGNHLFEAASVLLWGNPSLSLELQVRTVVEMLLHKHYYLNGMIDSKVMLQAARYSLCTEESPEMTSLPLAILEAIFDADIKATCFPGTFANMWHVYALASVLQCNIYSIYPMSNLKIRPYFNRLIRPRKCGPQTSTLHIMWSGQQLSSQVFKAQYFVAVVGLEELEPASPSPEPPVQPVQTLELLKSDPRLTYFNLCDKYSITKSTFYRWKRQSREHRQKAATRFAAKHFLQSCFQEGNVIPLQHFRQMFPEISRSTYYAWKHEMQSMVNGGDTSAPAETPRSQEPHGDHQKKPNPDKDDAAKSEGSLRPKIPPLEPSQAGIFMQGAKSYLEKCISMNTLVPYRCFKRSFPGISRSTYYNWRRKAIKGNPNFKPPQAPSVSQKPLVKSKVYLPFKPGNLSGRKMLNGHRSESRSLLQLKPSVYNWRKQLRDIAKRHVQQWRLPFCKFRLRYPGFSSTAYWFWKKSSQQMNKQPLRTSSSQQLSQVISEAPGKAEPGIKPRSQMEVAPRHLDKQASVTPYNATISGYAMSERAHSRMFVMDVIATAQFKAQAKLFLQQRFESKTFPTYKEFSAHFPLTARSTYYMWKRALHDGLTLVDA